Proteins encoded in a region of the Campylobacter concisus genome:
- a CDS encoding c-type cytochrome, with product MKVGKIITIILAVAICGIMVFMLSQTPPKKEKVAANAQPKVEQNFTKDQPKSSEEFASEDELKKVKELSLSVAKVHNEGVSKQYLTTCAPCHGANAKGVVAPDITHLSKDELLKKLADYKAGKVQNSLMKGLLTNVSDSELESLADEISKFKK from the coding sequence ATGAAAGTAGGAAAGATTATAACCATTATTTTAGCGGTAGCAATTTGCGGTATCATGGTGTTTATGTTAAGCCAGACTCCGCCTAAAAAAGAAAAAGTAGCAGCTAATGCTCAGCCAAAAGTAGAGCAAAATTTTACAAAAGATCAGCCAAAGTCTAGTGAAGAATTTGCCAGCGAAGATGAGCTAAAAAAGGTAAAAGAGCTAAGTCTAAGTGTGGCTAAAGTACACAATGAAGGCGTTAGCAAGCAGTATCTAACAACTTGTGCCCCGTGTCATGGTGCAAATGCAAAAGGTGTCGTAGCACCTGATATAACGCACCTAAGTAAGGATGAATTACTTAAAAAGCTGGCTGATTATAAAGCTGGCAAGGTGCAAAACTCACTTATGAAGGGGCTACTTACAAATGTTAGTGATAGCGAGCTTGAAAGCCTTGCAGATGAAATTTCTAAATTTAAAAAGTAA
- a CDS encoding c-type cytochrome — MRLIMSLVAAALLFVGCEKSDDKSQKAASEQPINVATSASIKVEKKENNQSTNKQNDFIKYDMHGEKSVKFGLEDNNVSRQIGALVMVRTPLQTINLRLIKGRLSKNFITKCSACHDDYANGIIGPSLLTKSENEIYTMINAYKNKEKVNVLMRDLVKKMDDSEIRNLAKEISDFNTQFRSK, encoded by the coding sequence ATGAGATTAATAATGTCTTTAGTGGCTGCTGCTTTGCTATTTGTCGGCTGTGAAAAGAGCGATGACAAATCGCAAAAAGCAGCTAGCGAGCAACCAATAAATGTAGCCACGAGTGCTAGCATAAAGGTTGAAAAAAAAGAAAATAATCAAAGTACAAATAAACAAAATGATTTCATAAAATACGATATGCACGGTGAAAAGAGCGTAAAATTTGGACTTGAAGATAATAACGTAAGCCGTCAAATCGGTGCTTTAGTGATGGTAAGAACCCCTCTTCAAACTATAAATTTAAGACTTATAAAGGGCAGGCTTAGCAAAAATTTCATTACAAAATGTTCAGCTTGTCACGATGATTACGCAAATGGCATCATTGGGCCATCACTTTTAACAAAAAGTGAAAATGAAATTTATACAATGATAAATGCTTATAAAAATAAAGAAAAAGTCAATGTCTTGATGCGAGATCTTGTTAAAAAAATGGATGATAGTGAAATCAGAAATTTAGCTAAAGAAATCAGTGATTTTAATACACAATTTAGGAGCAAATAA